A region of the Heteronotia binoei isolate CCM8104 ecotype False Entrance Well chromosome 9, APGP_CSIRO_Hbin_v1, whole genome shotgun sequence genome:
tgttcttttggagatagggcttctagtgtactggccccactgatggacctcctgatggcacctgggcttttttggccattgtgtgacacagagtgttggactggatgggccattggcctgatccaacatggcttctctaatgttcttatgagacacagagtgttggactggatgggccactggcctgatccaacatggcttctcttatgttcttaaaataagcTGCAGCACCCATTTTagagctggctctgcctcctgtggaagctattttgtggcagccattttgtgatgatgatgatgatgatattcgatttatatcccaccctatactctgactctcagaatggtcacaatctcttttacctcccccccacacacacacacacacaacagacaccttgtgaggtgagtggggctgagaaagctcttgcagcagctgcccttccaaggacaactcctacgagagctatggctgatcgaaggccattccagcagctgcaaatggaggagtcgggaatcaaacccggttctcccaggtaagagtctgtgcatttaaccactacaccaaaaaacatttaaatgacttctccaagccaaaccaggcGGCAGtccggagaatgcatttaaagttaaagttgctttcttattACCTCTcccatattttctttctttccttccttccttccttccttccttccttccttccttccttccttccttccttccttccttccttccttccttccttccctgatgttcatgtcttatggctctgaaacatctggcatttattctatatggctcttacattaagcaagtttggccacccctgcacagcAATTAGGCATACATGctttctctgaggaacatatggtgGGATCCAAACAGCACTCAGAAGACAAGAACCAGAGCTTTAAGGAGTGGATTGTATCAATTCTCTTCAGATAACATGTCATTCATGcatcaagagccagcatggtgcaagTGTTAAagtctaggatctggaagacccaggttcgaacccCTACTCTGCCACAGAGGCCTCCtgcgtgaccttgggctagtctcaCAACTCTCAActtcacctacctcgcagggttgttgtgaggataaaatgtagttAACAGTTTGCATGAAACACTggcattctctccccccctcccaaactggGGATGCTGACATCTTCCTCTCCAATCCCATTTCAAATCgataccagcagggaactaaaccccAAGAAGTTCCTATAtagccaaggacctgcctactttagggaccctctctccccacacgttccccagagggtacttagatatGGATTCCAAAATCTATTCGCAATCCCTGGGCCGACGGAGGCCAAAACTAAAGTtcaccagagagagagccttcttgatAGCAGCCCCCTACCGGTGTAACCAACTGCCGGAGGAAGtgagagccttgcgggaccttgcccggttctgcaaggcctgcaagaccacactcttccggttggcctttaACTGACGCCGAGCCATTGTTACTGTAGGGAAAACTTGGGAAATACCGAAGCCATTGGAACTATTTTGAAGGTTGCTAGCACCAGATTatgtttttgattgttttaaataTGGAATTTTAGATTTTGTGATATTGTTGCGGAATCTTAATTGCTTGCTGTGATTTTAtgttgcgagccgccctgagcctgcttcggcgaggagagTGGgacataaatcaaataaagtaaagtaaatgtccccaacctcattttctttattcagtgatcagagactagtgatagtctcatatcactagactcatgcCGCTTGTAAGAAAAACAAGCAAAGGGCGAAATTGAACTTGCGTACTGATGAAGTGAGGCAGGATGGTAGAAGGTGCAGAGTGGTCAGAACAACAGGGCAGAATCCAAGGGAATGTGTACACTTTTGATTTACTTTTGGCTTGGAAGCAAAATCAGATGCAAAATCTTAAGAAAACCCGGAGAAACAGTGAGCAGAAAGCAAACGGTGCTGAagagaggaaaatcaatgcagaatgacaaggAAAACCTGACTGACATGCAAGGTAAAAGCGAGGGGAAACACCTgtgtagaaaaagaagaaaaaagatattggattgatatcctgccctccactcagagcggctcataatctcctttatctccctcccccacaacagacaccctgtgaggtgggtggggctgagagggttctcacagcagctgccctttcaaggacaacctctgccagagcgatggctgaccaaggccatgctagcagctgcaagtggaggagtggggaatccaacctcattctcccaaataagagaactatggctgacccaaggccattccagcagctgcaagtggaggagtggggaatccaacccggttctcccagataagagagctatggctgacccaaggccattccagcaggtgcaagtggaggagtgggaaatcaaacccggttctccctgataagagagctatggctgacccaaggccattccagcaggtgcaagtggaggagtggggaatccaacccggttctcccagataagagagctatggctgacccaaggcattccagcaggtgcaagtggaggagtggggaatcaaacccggttctccctgataagagagctatggctgacccaaggccattccagcaggtgcaagtggagagtgggaatcaaacccggttctccctgataagagttcgtgcacttaaccactacaccaaactggctctcagaatagGTCATAGAGTACCCCCTCCGTAGCAGCTGcttcctccagtggaactgatctctgtagtctggagtaaaaacagttgtaaaagcagaaggtttccagggcccacctggaagctgggacTCCTAACAAGCCCCCATGTCTTTTTCTTGAGAAACAGAAAGGCAGAAATcttaaataaagaagaagaatcaGCTGTAGACAAAGGGTTAACTCCTACTTTCTAGACTGCAGCCTCCAGAGAAGAAGCGAGATTTGGGGGAAAAGATACACACTACTCTGAGTGAGGCATAATTTGCCCCCAAGAGGCCATTTCTCTATGTCAAGAGACTCCTTTGCTGCACAGCTGACCTTTTATGCCCCATGAATAACAGAAATAATGCGCCCTTTTTAAAGAGCACTACTAACATCTACGGTGCTTGCTCTCTTCTCCACCAATAGCACTGCAATGTGAACATCTCTGACATTCCCATATCAGCTGGAAATGGGAGACTGAGGGATGCGACTGGGTCTCCTAAGGGATGCGACTTGGATCTTCTGAGTCCCGTACTACTTAATGAATTGCAATGCTTTAAATTTTGTAAACCGCTTGGAGCATTTTCAGGTTTCCTTAAAGGGGGCGGGCAAAATGATGGTCAGGCCCCTTTCCCAAAAATCTCCCCGCTCCAGGATTCTGTTATAGGGGTATCGGCATCtggatggggcctggggatcctctTGAATTACAGCTCAGCTCCATATTAGAGGGGTaaattcccctgcagaaaacgaATGATTTGGAAGGCTTGCTGTATGGTATTGTACTCTGCTAAAGTCCCTGTCCTACCTAGCATCCATTCCGAATGGGGGAAAGTTCcccagtctggatctggcaaccctatcccccttcctccactggtggccagggggaggGATTGGCAATCGTATCCTCTAAATCAGAGGTGGCGCAATTTGCCGAaggtaacagccacatagaataaatgtcagatgtttgagagccacaatatatgaacgtcaggtgtttgggAGCCAgtccggtgtagtggttaagtgcacggactcttaatctgggagaaccgggtttgattccccactcctccacttgcagctgctggaatggccttgggtcagccagagctctcttatctgggagaaccgggttggattccccactcctccacttgcacctgctggaatggccttgggtcagccagagctctcttatctgggagaaccgggttggattccccactcctccacttgcacctgctggaatggccttgggtcagccagagctctcttatctgggagaaccgggtttgattccccactcctccacttgcacctgctggaatggccttgggtcagccagagctctcttatctgggagaaccgggttggattccccactcctccacttgcacctgctggaatggccttgggtcagccagagctctcttatctgggagaaccgggttggattccccactcctccacttgcacctgctggaatggccttgggtcagccagagctctcttatctgggagaaccgggttggattccccactcctccacttgcacctgctggaatggccttgggtcagccagagctctcttatctgggagaaccgggttggattccccactcctccacttgcacctgctggaatggccttgggtcagccatagctctcacaaagcttgtccttgaaagggcagctgctgggagagccctctcagccccacccacctcacagggtgtctgttgtgggggaggaagataaaggagattgcgagccactctgagactctgagattcggagcagagggtgggatataaatccaatatcatcatcttcttcctgagcaaagaccaaaatgtgtaagccagaggctaagaaactgtgagctagttcacgctaactcagcttagagggaacgctgacagtgactctgtgtgtgtgtgagaccgAGGATATTCGAGATACTGCCTCAGGATGCTTGCCTTTGGTTGTAGGGTTTTTGTCGCTGTTGATCGTCTTGGGTCATGATCCAAAGGACGTTCTGCCCACTAAAAAACAATCTCGATGCTGTTTACACCAATGCTTGTTCCCCACGCTTTACACCGaggttcctctccccacccccttctgcagCACACTGAACAGCTGAGACACATAAACAAATCAGACGTTACTGTCCTACAGGATTATTATTGTGGCGTAATGGATTATGCGTTTTCTCTCTCAGACACACACTCAAAGCTGCCTCGTGCTGAATAAGGCCATCAATCCATCAAGGCCGGTGTTGTCTTCTCAGATATCATCTGCCACCTGAAAGCTTTTAACTGGGGAGTGAACTTAGgggcttctgcatgcaaagcaggggctcttctgctgagccacagcccctccctgcacATGCGCGCGCGCACGTTTgggtgcagagccagtttggtgtcgtggttaagcgtgcggactcttatctgggagaaccgtggttaagcgtgcggactcttatctgggagattcctccactcctccacttgcacctgctgaaatggccttgggtcagcctgagctcttgtaggagctgtccttgaaaggacagcttctgtcagagctctctcagccccacccacctccctgggcgtctgttgcgggggaggaagataaagcagattgtgagctgctctgagattcggagtggagggcaggttataattccactatcatcttcttcttatacaTGCGCAGCCTGGTTTTTGAGCCCTGCAAGAGGCTTGTCATAAAAAAGGACCGTCAGGCAGAGCTGGCAAGAAGAGCGCTACAAAGATCTGCAGTGGCAGCTTCTCTGGACAACCCAGGGCTACTGCCCAGCACATCTGTGAAGCCTCTGGCTACAGGCTCCAcagtccccctcccttccacccagtCTGCCTTTCACCCGCTTCCCTGCTGGTATCAGCTGCTACCGCTGGGTAGGAGCAAGCAACACAGGACTGCCTAGGCAGGGAATGAAGAACGTCAGGAGGTGGAGCCCTgccctcccccttccaaagcagactTCTTTGAGATGAGGCTCGAGCTGTGCGTGTGGCTCTGGGGTCCAGAAAACACACCTTAGAagaggcgagggggggggggacgcggaATGCTGGAAATTGTAGCAGAGCAATTTCCGACCCACAAAAACggcctctttcccatggcctgggtgATATTCCCCCCTGGACTATGTTTTGtgggatcctccccccccccgaatgcAAAATTTAAATCTTTTGATGCCGCGTTGGACTGGGCACCCCAACGACAGCAGGAGAGCAAATTTCAGCCCACTCGGAACATACCAAGATTGTGCTTCTTTGACCCTGTATCCAAAGGCCCCCGGCCCCATCTCTAATGGACCGTTCCTTGAAGAAGCACCCTTAATGTTCTCCGGCAATGTATTTGTGGAGCATCGCCCCCTGATCTTGAAGTACCTGCTCCCAAAGGCTGACCAGGACGGGCGTTCAGGTGAGCCACAAAATGGGCAAGAGGCTGAACGGTTATTTCCCCCAGCAACAGAGTGGCAATTGTTCCCCAAGTCACTAAAGAATGCCGAAAATGCCCATCGAGAATGGCTTTTCCCATACCTAATGGTGGCTGAAAATTAGCAGGCAGACATTTCTTGGTCTGTTGAACAGAAAAGCAGCCTGGTTtttagaaagctggggggggggggcggtgtccaACTCTCCCTCGCcccgcaacacacacacacacacgcacacagaggTTCTCCAGAAGCAAGCTGCATGGAAGATTGATTCTTAAATGCAGCATTCGAAGCACATGAATAACGGTTTTGTATGCCACAGCACTGGCCGCTGCAATTTCCCCACAAAGATGCCATTAGCAGGAGCACGCACTgaacactttttttgggggggggagagaaaaagaaacgCAGCATGGTTAAGGAGACCGAACCGTATTCGCTCTCACACCATCCCGGTCCCGTCCGCAAACAACCTCGCTCACATCTCTGCAAGGGAAACGGCAAAAAATAAATAACTTGGGAAAGGCTTCGCTCTAACAAGCATGCAAACCGAAAAAGAAGGAATGGAACGCAGTGTGTCCAACAAGCTCCTCTCCCTGTGAAataaactgggggtggggggggatcaaATCATCTCAGACAACAGAAAAAACATTAGAGGTTTGGAATTTGGGCAGATTCTTCCgtgttggggggtgggtgggtggcggAAGAATCCAGGATGGCACTTATATCCTCCCACACCCCTAGCCTGAACCCCCTTTCCCAGTAGGCACGCGGACCCCTgccgaaagaaaaaaaaaataagaaaaatataAAAGGCAAAGGGTATCTAATCTCATAGCTTCATCCTCAGACATGTCTCGCCACTGCAGCTGTCttggtgtgtgtgcgcgcgttTCCGTGCATGCATCAGTGTGGCGGAGTTAATAGCGAGAGAGGAAGCTTCAagtctctctccttttttttttccctcccctcctggttTCATCAGAGAACATATATCCCTTTACTGGTTCTCCCTAAAATGTTGGTTTGATGCCCACCCCTTTTTTCCCATTTGCCCATGTCTGTGCGAAGCCACGGCGCAGGCATACAATCGTGAACAGCTTACGACACGCAGCGAGCACCAGGCGCCTCTGCACGCTGGACTACATACTGCTCGGCTGGAAGGAAGGGATGTGTGCTTGCTCTCACTCTGTTTTCTCCCTCTGCTCTAAGCGTCTTCTAACAAGCCCGGCGAACCAGGGATGGGGGGATAAAGCCATCTTTAGCCGGTCCGGTCGGCGAAGGGAACGGTAATGCCGCTGTCTCGCTGGAGTAAAACGGTGGTCGCCGCTGGTCTTCTCCAATGATGGACATTAAAGAGACTGTCAGATCCTGGGGAGCTGTTAAGTAAAgagtctttttttggggggaaggggcttCCTTCttgcatccccccctccccacatctccGCACGTCACAGTCTTaactgcagaggggggggggaaggacagaagggggagagaaagagagagtgagagggaagaaggaagacccAGCCTTATGCCCAtacttctgaaacttggagggtttgggagtcagcttaaaaaaaaatcaggggggaggaaaagagaaagagggggagaaaagcTAGCTGGACATCCCTCTTGCCCTTTTGAGACGGAGCAAAGTGAGACATTGTGAGCCTGCCAGCCTCGCAGAGAGccgaaaaaaaaaagagagagacagaatcgGGAGCAACAGAGAGCTCCTTTTTAGCCCTGCATATAATTAAGTCCCAACACAAAGGAAGCCGCTGAATGGAGGTTGTCACTCTCTGGAAAAAGGGTGGGTAAGACAGTTTTTAATTTTCATTCTTTCCTGAAGAaacagagagatttttttttaaattgttgtttcctctttcccccccctcccctctctcttttttttgctgcAGCGTCTAaggtggacaaaaaaaaaaaaacccttgtaccTTTCGAATGCCTCTCGAACTTTAATGTTGTACAGATCTCTGCATGCTGggcttatgttttttaaaaaagagacccCCGGGCAAGATAAGACGCCCCCCTCCTCCCAATGCCACACTTATTTttgcctgccccccaccccctgaccccctgttttatagatggtatgatGTAGGATTTTTGAAGGGGGAAGGAAACTGAGGAACAAAAGAATCAATGGACATTCTCATGCGCCTTGGGGAATATTCTTGCTAATGGATTTCCTTCTTATTGGTGTCTGTTTAAACTGGCTACTGAGGAAGCCCCCGGGGTGGATTCTGTGCACGCTGGCCCTCTTTTGCAAAATGCTTCCAGCCGTGAATAGTGGGTGTCCTCTCCTCTGCCGGTGCGAGGGGAGGCTATTGTACTGCGAGTCCCTGAACCTCACCGAAATGCCGCACAACCTGTCGGGCGTGATGGGCTTGTCGTTGCGGTACAACAGCCTTTCGGAGCTGCGCGACGGACAGTTCACAGGGTTAATGCAACTCACGTGGCTCTATCTGGATCACAATCACATCTGCTCGGTGGAGGGGAATGTCTTTCAAAAGCTGCGGAGGGTGAAGGAACTCACGCTGAGCTCCAACAAAATCACCCAGCTACCCAACACCACCTTCCGGCCCATGCCCAACTTGCGCAGTGTGGATTTATCCTACAACAACCTGCAGGCTCTGGAGCCGGACCTGTTCCACGGGCTGCGGAAGCTGACGACTTTGCACATGAGGTCCAACGCCCTCAAGTTTGTGCCCGTCCGCATCTTCCAGGACTGCCGTAGCCTCAAGTTCTTGGACATAGGATACAATCAGTTGAAAAGCCTGGCTCGAAACTCTTTTGCCGGCTTGTTCAAACTCACCGAGTTGcacctggagcacaatgacttggTGAAAGTGAACTTGGCCCATTTCCCCAGGCTTATTGCCCTGCACTCCCTCTGCCTGCGGAGGAATAAGGTCACGATTGTGGTCAACTCCTTGGACTGGGTGTGGAAACTGGAAAAGCTGGACCTCTCGGGCAACGAGATCGAATACATCGAGCCGCATGTGTTTGAGAGTGTACCTCACCTCCAGTCCCTGCAGCTGGACTCCAACCGGCTCACCTACATCCACCCGAGGATCCTCAACTCCTGGAAGTCCCTCACGAGCATCAGCCTTTCTGCCAATGTCTGGGATTGTGGCCGCAACATCTGTGCCTTGGCCTCATGGCTGAGCAGCTTTAAGGGCCGCTATGACAGTAACTTGCTCTGTGCCACGCCTGAGTACGCGCAGGGCGAGGACGTCTTAGATGCGGTCTACGCTTTTCACTTGTGCGAGGACGCAATGGACCAGACCACCGAGGGTCACCTGCAGTCGGCTGTGGCCAACAACAGCGACCAGCTGTTCAGCTACAGCCCTGCCACCCTCAACTACGACGTGCAGGAGACCGAAGGGGACCGGACGACCAATGCCGTCATGGTGACTGTGCCCGGCGAGAACAGCGAGAACGCTGTTCAGATCCACAAGGTGGTCACGGGGACCATGGCCCTCATCTTCTCCTTCCTCATCGTGGTCCTCGTGTTGTACGTTTCCTGGAAGTGTTTCCCGGCCAGCCTCAGGCAACTGAGGCAGTGCTTTGTGACACAGCGCCGGAAGCAGAAGCAAAAACAGACCATGCATCAGATGGCCGCCATGTCGGCCCAGGAGTATTACGTTGACTACAAGCCCAATCACATCGAGGGCGCTCTGGTGATCATTAACGAGTATGGATCCTGTACTTGCCACCAACCACCAGCAAGGGAATGTGAGGTGTGAGCTTGTTCTATGTTggtttgctttttttgttttgtttcgttTTCTTTCCTGGTTGGGGGAATTTTGGAAACCAAATAGCAAAAGGGCCGAGCAAAAAgacagtgggggggaggggcagggccgactactgctgctgctgacaCAGTGCCCGTCTTTGCTAAAACGATTAAAAAAAAGAGGGTTCGTTTCctcaaaagcaaacaaaaaagacTTGAAATTTTAGCTTTACTGTGGCTTAAAAACCTTCAAGACAGACCacgtaaaaaaaaagagagagagagatttcaaaGAACAGCTCTCTTTAAAGATCTGTTAATATTCAGAACAAACCTGAGTGTAAAAAAAAGAAGTACCaactattgatttttttttttgtaaaatgacaacagaaaaaaaatatgtttaaaataaaaaggaaaataacatttacatttttttaataGACTGATGTGCATTACCTGGAATGTCAATCTAtaatccagtgtgtgtgtgtgtgtgtgttgttggggGGATTATTtgattgtgtatgtgtgttgggGAGGAAGCATTTGATTTCTTTTACTCGCCTGATGCTATATCAGCAAGCCCTGGGTGCCAATCAAGCcacatgaaagcaaaaaaaaaaagtttaaattgACCTTTGCCTTCTTGCTTTGGTAAGGCTGCCTTGTCCTGCTGCTGTtgatttccccctttctttaatGGCATTGAAAAAAATGGCTTCTTCTCAATCTGGTACCTGACAAATCTGCAAGGAGTCCAAGGGGGGACTGGAGATGAGCGGGGATGCTTTAAGTACTAGAGGCAGCTGTTTCACTCTGCCAGCAcctccgggggtggggggttatAAGTCGCTTTCAggggcacaggaatgcagctcctttCCTCTTTCAGGGGAGGGAAAAGTGGTCCCCCATCCTGACTGTTGGCCTGGGGCTagggggaggagaaaaggaaagggTTCTTCTGGCACACCAGATTCCTGATCAGGATTAAAAGTCTGACCActttctttttaaatatatttctaatttagtcccccccccccaaaaaaaaaagtaatgggGCGCTATGGAGCAAGCAGAAACGTGACTGGAAGCCACACATTCCCATctgcagtgggggaaaaggaacTCTCTGTGTGGCTTTGGAGGTTCTAGATCAGGGTTCCCCAACCCCAT
Encoded here:
- the LRRTM1 gene encoding leucine-rich repeat transmembrane neuronal protein 1, with protein sequence MDFLLIGVCLNWLLRKPPGWILCTLALFCKMLPAVNSGCPLLCRCEGRLLYCESLNLTEMPHNLSGVMGLSLRYNSLSELRDGQFTGLMQLTWLYLDHNHICSVEGNVFQKLRRVKELTLSSNKITQLPNTTFRPMPNLRSVDLSYNNLQALEPDLFHGLRKLTTLHMRSNALKFVPVRIFQDCRSLKFLDIGYNQLKSLARNSFAGLFKLTELHLEHNDLVKVNLAHFPRLIALHSLCLRRNKVTIVVNSLDWVWKLEKLDLSGNEIEYIEPHVFESVPHLQSLQLDSNRLTYIHPRILNSWKSLTSISLSANVWDCGRNICALASWLSSFKGRYDSNLLCATPEYAQGEDVLDAVYAFHLCEDAMDQTTEGHLQSAVANNSDQLFSYSPATLNYDVQETEGDRTTNAVMVTVPGENSENAVQIHKVVTGTMALIFSFLIVVLVLYVSWKCFPASLRQLRQCFVTQRRKQKQKQTMHQMAAMSAQEYYVDYKPNHIEGALVIINEYGSCTCHQPPARECEV